A single genomic interval of Arachis duranensis cultivar V14167 chromosome 7, aradu.V14167.gnm2.J7QH, whole genome shotgun sequence harbors:
- the LOC107457977 gene encoding UDP-glycosyltransferase 73C3 → MALEEPLQLHFVMFPLMAQGHMIPMMDIAKLLLQHKNVTITVVTTPSNASRFTSTFARYHMRVLQLPFPSKQAGLPEGLENMDMLPSTSMTMKFLNATKFFREPVEKLLEDLTPPPSCIVSDMNLSYTRHISSKFNVPRISFGGVNNFFLLCQHCLHVYNVSERERETAESDYFVLPGVPDRLQFTKAQILFNLDESWKEYNDEMMAAEAVTYGVIMNSFQELEPAYAKEYSKIRNNKVWCIGPVSLSNKDQVDKAQRGKSVSMDEWHHLKWLDLQKPQSVIYACLGSVTSLIPLQLIELGLALEASGKPFIWVIREGRQLEALEKWMKEDGFEERCKDQGVVIRGWAPQLLILSHPSIGGFITHCGWNSTLEAVCAGVPMLTWPQFGDQFFNEKLIVQILKVGVRVGVECPVAWGKEEEIGVLIKKEDVQNAIEELMDESIEKEERRKRIRELAEMAKKAVEKGGSSHSNVTHLIQDIMQKTKGDI, encoded by the exons ATGGCTTTGGAAGAACCCCTTCAGCTTCACTTTGTCATGTTTCCATTAATGGCGCAAGGCCACATGATCCCTATGATGGACATTGCAAAGCTATTGTTGCAGCACAAGAACGTTACCATCACAGTTGTGACAACACCAAGCAATGCATCACGCTTCACATCAACCTTTGCCCGTTACCATATGAGAGTGCTTCAACTTCCATTCCCATCCAAACAAGCTGGTTTGCCAGAAGGCCTGGAGAACATGGACATGCTACCTTCCACTTCCATGACCATGAAATTTTTGAACGCAACAAAGTTTTTCCGCGAACCCGTGGAGAAGCTTCTAGAAGATCTAACACCGCCACCAAGCTGCATCGTCTCTGATATGAACTTATCATACACTAGGCACATCTCTAGCAAGTTCAACGTTCCCAGGATCTCTTTCGGTGGCGTAAACAACTTCTTCCTCTTGTGTCAACACTGTCTCCATGTCTACAATGTTAGCGAGAGGGAGCGGGAAACCGCTGAATCGGACTACTTTGTTTTGCCCGGTGTCCCTGACAGACTCCAATTTACCAAGGCGCAGATTCTGTTCAACCTGGACGAAAGCTGGAAAGAGTATAACGACGAAATGATGGCGGCGGAGGCGGTTACTTACGGCGTAATCATGAATTCCTTTCAAGAGTTGGAGCCTGCGTATGCGAAGGAATACAGCAAGATTAGAAACAACAAAGTCTGGTGTATTGGCCCTGTTTCACTAAGCAACAAGGATCAAGTGGATAAGGCGCAAAGAG GAAAAAGTGTTTCGATGGACGAGTGGCATCATTTGAAGTGGCTTGACTTGCAGAAACCGCAGAGTGTAATCTATGCATGCCTTGGAAGTGTAACCAGTTTGATTCCATTGCAGTTGATAGAGCTTGGTTTAGCCTTGGAAGCCTCGGGAAAACCCTTCATTTGGGTTATAAGGGAAGGAAGACAGTTAGAAGCTTTGGAAAAATGGATGAAGGAAGATGGATTTGAAGAAAGATGTAAAGATCAAGGTGTTGTAATTCGAGGTTGGGCTCCTCAGCTGCTAATATTGTCACACCCTTCCATTGGAGGGTTCATAACACATTGTGGTTGGAACTCTACCTTAGAAGCCGTGTGTGCCGGTGTACCAATGCTTACGTGGCCGCAATTTGGAGACcaatttttcaatgaaaaattaATTGTTCAGATATTGAAAGTTGGAGTAAGGGTTGGGGTGGAGTGTCCTGTTGCGTGGGGGAAGGAAGAGGAAATTGGTGTGCTGATAAAGAAGGAAGATGTTCAAAATGCAATAGAGGAGTTAATGGATGAGAGTattgaaaaggaagaaagaagaaaaaggataaGAGAGCTTGCTGAGATGGCTAAGAAAGCTGTAGAAAAAGGTGGGTCTTCTCACTCAAATGTGACCCACCTTATCCAAGATATTATGCAAAAAACTAAGGGAGATATATGA